In Brassica napus cultivar Da-Ae chromosome C2, Da-Ae, whole genome shotgun sequence, the sequence ACCTTACTAGgcttaaacctttttttttggctGCTGCATAATACAAAAACGAAAGTATGGACTCTTAAAAAAACTTTAGTGACATGTATATTTATTGTAAATATGAAACtttcttttacatattttatacgcaagtttttgtttcttaaATTTCTCCGTGTGTAAATCGAGAGAGGTAAACCAGAAATATAATCTATATAGTAAATCATGTATAGAAGATAGAATACCAAAGTTAACGTAAACAAAGttcatttttcttctcttttggcCTTTACCAAAAAAGGTCAGTGTTCCTTGTGAATTCTGCTAACGACTTCATGCACCGCATCTGCGACCTCATTAGCTGTAGTCGTTAAGCGACAGGCTTCATCTACCTAATCCAGAGAATAATAacgtacataattaaatatgtattttatcatatatagtTGATTAAGCTTGAATATAATCTATATTAAccattaagtaaatattaatTTCCCCCAAAAATGAGGAAGAAAACAATTTACCTTGACGCTAAAAGTGAAAAGAGACATGTTATTGGAAGTTGTGAGGTTGAGATGAAATATAGTTAACCCTAAGGAGTCAAACTCATTGATCATCTTGAGCAACAATCTTGGGCGTGTCTTTGTTAACACTTTAATGTTAGCATGCATTTCGACCATAGTAACTTCCACGTCAGCAACCACCGCAAGTCCGTTGTGGTGGCGGCGGCGGCTCGAGGCGATGGCGGTGGAGTATTGAGGGAAGTTGAAGAAGTCGGAGAATATGTTCGTCGGTTGATTGGGTTTTGTGGGTTTTAATTGGGCCTCGAATGATTGAAGAAGTTGTTCTTGCTTCTTTAGATAGTTTATAGTCCCCTCTATGATTGATGCTTGGTCACTCTATtaacaaaagcaaaaaaaaaaacacaagttaATTAATAGGGTTAGTTTACTATATAactaaaagaatataaaataaagaataaaatagttaatatttgaaataaaataaatatctactTCAAAGTTTTTGAAgataacaaaatctttaaatttcCACTCTATTTTTGTATAGAgtattttaaattgtaaaatttaATGGAAATAAGCTTTCCAAagagaaacacacaaaaaaaaacaaacaaattgaCGCCGTGTTTTTGATTGGCTATCTATATGTACTTGATAATATAATACCTTCTCTAAAGACACTTGTATTTGATAATATAGCTTGTCTAAAGACTCTAGACTCAAGTACTTTATAATAAAACGTGTAACAGAATATATCAAAATTGCTTAGCCTTTGCTGATGTCTTATACACCCAACATATAAACTATtaagctaaaaaaaaatattaagctAGACGATATTGGAGCTATATATATGTGCGGAATTAGTAAAAAGAGATAAAGAACCTCACACGCTGAGAATAAGAGAGAGGCATCATAGCTTTGAGTATGGACAGAAAATGATTCATCTGCCTTCTCCGGTTACGCTCGACGGCGATGTGATTCATCCTTtggttctctttctcttctatcATTTGTTCACTTCTcgttctcctcctcctcctcttcttccgcGGCGGTTCTTCACCGAAACCACCTCGTGCTTGTAGAGAATATAAATTGTCCGTTGAATTAGATTGTTGCTCGGCTATGGAGGAAGAGAGTGTCGctaaagaagaagcaaaagaaattggATTTGGGGGTGAACCAACGATCATTTTGTAGTCCAAGACTTCGTAGCTTGATGATGTTTCCATGAGGGAGAAGCCATATGGATACTCGTGTTGAAACATCATagtctctactctctctctctctttgtcaaTCAAACTTAACGAACATAAAAGTTGGGAGGCTAATGCATAAAGTTAAGTTAATGGATATCTAATAATCTTGGATGGATTTAGTAATAACTTTTGTCAGAGTTTATGTAAGAGATGTATCCCTAGCTGGAGAGTAGAGACTAAacgtaaaataattaaataatctgAGGTAAGTGTTTTagtaatctatactatatatatagctGGCGTTTACTAATTGGTGATCTTCAGACAAAACGGCCCTACACTCGTGAAATTATCACTAATTAACAACCTAATTCAATGCTGGTTTTGGGGTTCACACTTCACACATACACGATTTAAAAAGGGTACTTAATAATTGGTGAAGTTTCATTATCGGTATGAACGCCCATTATCTTATCTTAGTTTTGCCACTTTTTACGCGTTATGTATTCATCATGAAATCTTTTATTATCCTTCCCGAATTTTGTACGTTTGACTAATGCATGTACAGAACACATATGTAAGGACATACTCATTTTATAAAATCCTAGGGTTTTTAACACTCAATACTCATAGTTAACCAAACGCTTAATCCAATTAAAATGCAGAGTTTAATTTTTCAGTCTCTCGGAACCTCTTTTTGTTTAAATTGAGTTTTATTTTCCTCTAAATATTTGTTGTAATTCGTTTAAAAAGGATCTAATATACGAATAAAAgaagtttcctttttattctaTATCTTCGAGAGATTAATTAAGACCACTTCCATCGAGGGGTGCTTAGAGGTTCTTAATTAACCCAAAattgaaagaaaattaaataaaaaaagccCAAAAATAGAAGAACCGGTGCTTCTTTTAGACTTTCTGGAGTTGGTAAGAAACGCATACGTGTCCATCTCTGATTGCACCGCCCCTgtattgtctctctctcttcgtcGGGGTTTTGACCAAACCAAAACAAAGTATCTTCTCTCTTGGACAATCCGTCGTCTCTGTCGGTCCATCTTCATGTGCGCTTGCAGAGATCTCTTTGTGTAATCATGGATCTAAAGATGCATGCTTAACTTTGTGATGAGTTTACGCTGTTTAGatcctttgttttgttttggttttggtctTGTGGTGGAAAAGTCTGAGCCTTTTAATAATGATTGTGCTTTGGTGTGGTGTGTAGATATCGAACATCAATTGGTTTCAGAAGCAACCCCATGGAAATGATGAGGTAAGCTCTCATGGCTACATCAAATGAAAGTTTGGCTTTTGATGGTTGAGTTGATTAAGATACATAATGGTCATGACTTTGTACTTTCGGTATGAAACTTTAGTGAGAGCCATATGTCTTTCTTGAATTCGATGGCCGTTGGGGGTTTAGATGCGACTGTTTGTTTGAACATTGTAGTAGAGCAGAATGATTTTACAATAGCCTCGCTCTCTTGAAAGTCATACTGAACTCAAAATTGTCCAAGTTGTTGAATTTACACCAGGAATGTGATATTAGTATATAAGTAAATGCTCTGTTATTTTTCGTCTTATGCATATATTTAACACGTAACGTGTGTTTCAGGTCAGCTTGACACTGAACATAACAGCGGACTTGCAGTCACTATTTACTTGGAACACAAAGCAGGTATAGTACCATCTGAAAACACACCAAATGCTAATCTGAGATCTCCCAGTCTCTCATACTGTAACGCTGAATACTTCTTTTTGTATGGTCTCGGATAGACATAAAGAAACCAGCACAAACGAAAATATTTGTAGGTGTTCGCTTTTGTAGCAGCAGAGTGTAAAACCTCGAAGAATTCTCTTAATCAGGTAGAAATCTACTTTGCTTCAACGCTTTATAGGTTTACTGCTCTCGTTGTTGATAAGAACGAGTTCAGAGTTATGTGGTTTTAGTGTGAGGACCCTctagttgatataccatgaacATTTTTCACAGGTTTCTCTATGGGATGCTATAATACCAGAGAAAGAGAATAATAAGTTCTGGATACAAATCTCAAATAAGTACCGTTTCATTGATCAGGTACTTGAAGCACTTTCTCTTATAACACTCGTTGGTAAGAGCATATCTGATTGTCGTGAATGAGATCTTTCTAGGGACAGAACCTCCGAGGGAAAGACTTCAACTTGACACTGCACTGGCATGTTATGCCCAAGACAGACAAGATGCTTGCTGACAATAtgtatatgtttaatgtatgctttattttaaatcattctacttaaaaaaaaataatttaagaaccCTTATGGAGTTCTCCCATTGGAGGAGAAAAAATTAGTTGCACTAACTAAGGTTCTTAAGTTCTCAAATCATCTTATTAACTATTAATTTAATCTTAAGAGCCCATTAGAAATTCTAATGGATAGACTTGCTCTAAGGAAATGTAACAAGAGGTTAGTTAAGGAAATATTCTTCTATACAATCGAAAGATTAATTAAGGAAATatgcttatatatatacacgatCGAGAGATTAATTAAGGAAATATGTAGTAAATATGGAAATAAATCATCGAGTTTGCTATTTAATaatgatgagagagagagagacgcttGTGTTCCCGTAGGATCCAAGAAACCTATATAACATATTCAAGCTCACAAAGTTTTCTCTCACTTTCATAATTCTTCTCCTACGTGTtgttttgagagagagaaaaaaacccTAGTTTCTTAGAGAATCAAGAAAACTCACCATgcgagcttcttcttcgtcgtcttctAACTCACTTGCTGCAACCAGTTTGAGCAATAGACTAAAGACAATCTTCAAGAAGGCTTCCGAGCTTTCTATCCTGTGTCAAGTTGCGGTTAGCGTCATCTACTACGGACCAAACGGCGAGTTAAAGACATGGCCTAAGGAGAAAGAGGTAGTGAAAGACATGGCCTTGAGGTATAAGGCGGCCACAAAACGCAAGAAGAGCTCCAATCTTCGTGATTTCTTGGAGGGCAAGTTAGAGAATGATAAGAAtttgaagaagaataagaagaagactAAGAGAGAGTTTGAGAACGTCAAGTATCCAGAATGGTATCCAGTTCTTGATCATTACTCCCCCGACCAACTCCATGAACTGGTTCTGTCCTTACAAGGGACTCTCTCTACTATGGAGGAAAGGATTCGTGTTCTAGAGGCAAAGAAACAGAAGAACACAAACTTGGTTCATCAGAATTTGACCCAGCAGCGTCATCATCAACATCAGACAGTACAACCCTTGAACCCTAGCCAGTACTCTCTGTATCTGTTTAATCGTGACGATGCTACTCTCTCACAGCTTCCACTCTCTGCATCACATTCCAAACAACTCATCAGTTACCAAAATCAGTTGAGGATGCAGCAGCAGAGGCTTTATGATCCTTGCGTATCTAACACGCAAGGTCACCCAGCTTTACTTACAGTACAAGAATCTTGGTTGAAGAATCAGTTGATGCAGCAGCAGGAGCCTTATGGTTCTCATCATAACATGCGTACGATGAATAACACCACCAACAGCAAGGTTCTAGGACATCCTTGTCCCTTAAACACAATTCCAAAGGAGTTTTCTTTTGATCTCCAGAAGAACCCTAATGATGATATGGTCGGTAGACCTAAGTTCTCTCAAGATTTTCCAAATTTGTGTTTAGCCTATGCTGATAGCCCTCAGCTTCAGACATCTTCTCTACCATCTATACACCAAACCATTCCTAACATTAACCTTATTCCTGACAACTCAAGATGCCTCTGAGTTGAAGTAGTTACCTCCTTGAGGGTCAATGGTGAAGAAGTGAAGGGTTGTTTCTTCATCTAGTTCCTCCTGCTATAGTCTATTAAGTGGAGatttttgttttgactttttttggttttcttgaattttgatatatttatttatttttgtaatactAATTTGTTATAATACGacaattatgagaaagattatCTAAACGATTCTACAACCAACAATTTCATATGATTTATGAAAATTCACGTCTAATTGTACAACTTTCAACCACTTCATGAAGATCCACTTCTGATTAGCTCCACTTGCATCATGTTGAAGATCTCATGTAAACTATTTCAGTTAATCTgcataattattaataaatctcTTCTCTAAAGCTCAAAACCTTGATTTCCCAATTTGAAAACATGAACCCTTGATGAAACAATTGGATTAAAAGGGCTTCCACAAAACATTTATGTATATGTACATCCATCTAAAAAATCACTGAAATGAAAAAGGTCTGTATCAGAGATAAGTACCCCACATCGGGAATTCAAATGAATCTTAAACAATACATAAAAGGTTAGAGTCAATCCACGTACtaccaattgattttaagttggaagcccataataaacctGAATCTAATATGCTATCAGAACATAGAtactaaaaacttaaaacttcAAACCCCTAATTAACTTAACTTCTCTATTTAACCCTCTCAACCGGGTATAACTGTCTTACTAAACTCGCTCGACCAAGTATAAATGTCAAAGTTCCGAGGATTTCTGGCCgataagagccatcatctcgaaaATGAGTATTAGGGATAAGTATACCATCGGAAATTCAAAAGAaccttaagtaatatataaagagttAGAGTCAATCAATTTATTATTGGTTGGTTTTAAGTTGAAAGTCTATAATAAACCCGAATATAAGAGTTCAAGATGTTTATGTGTTCAATGACAAGAATGTTATCAGTATATGAGTTAATCATAGATTCCATCACCTGCAAAGTCAAATTCATTGCTCTTGCATCTTAAAGTATTCAATCCTACACCTGGTTTTGAAGGCACATTGTTAAAGAGATCCAACTTCTATTTCATTTGTTAATTTGACGGCCCAGTTACTAATAATAAGGCATGTTTGCTATCTACCCATCAACTATTCCCCGGCAAGCAAAACGCTAATTCTAATCGTACTAATCGTATATAAGAGCTCGAGCTTTTAGCGTTTTGATGTTATCGGTTTgaatacataaaaattatataatactaCCTAAAATGCTGTGATACATTGATCTTTCTTATGactaaaaacaaaagaacattGGAAAGACAGAGGGAATCAACAACAGCTATGACAACCAGCTTGCCATTTTCTCTAAGCACACAATAAAAGTATAAAGTCACGGatgaattattttgtaatacGTAAATTATTTGGGtatgtaaattaatattttagttggAAGCTGTTAGTGATCTTGTAGTGATGGATTCGCCGCGTGGACTCTTTATTCTCCCATGATAAGTCGACACTAGTTGACCTCCTCAACACAAGTACgagtttttctttatttaaggGAGAAAATgctatatttttcttgttttgaaatataaaataatttatctaaaAGCGTGGagttttagaaatatatttatacctTTTTATGAAAAAGTTCAAGCATGACTTGCTTGGTTCACCTGTAATCATCATTTAAATTTGCATATAAGCATATattatatcataaaacaaaataaaaacttctTATAATGTTATAATTAAGAACGATCTACGAAATGtaatttatgtataattaatttctttttagttatataaaattatcatgTTTGATTGTATGCCTACacattcaataaaaataatggCCAACTAAAATGATTTAACTTTATTCTCCCAAATTATTGACAATAATAGAAAGCAAATGCATGTAAACATATACACACACAAtagatgatattttttttgtaacacttatatagatgattaaaaatgctttgcactacaagaaaacacatgaacACACATGGCCACCACTACTACATACAAAAGTTGAGATCATCAAAAGCTATGCTTATTacattttcatttaattaagcATAGCTAAAAAAAcatttcgagaaaaaaaaaacctaaaaacacAAGAATGTCGATATAATCCCAACATATAGTATGCAAGTGCACGTCTATGCTGTAAACACAATGATCCAAAGATCATTTTCTTGACGATCTGAAAAAGAAGATGCTTAGTTCTTGTCCGATAACTCCGCTTGGGTCGATGACATGAAAAGATTCCGAATCAAAGGATCCAAAAACTCGTTTGAAACTCGCTCTTAAGTACATCATATGATCACTCTTCTCTCGGTTGATCTCTTCTCCGTTAACAACTCCGGCTCCTTCAGTCACCGGCGTAAGCACCTTCAACGCGTCTAGCTCGGCTTTTGAAGGATCTCGTTTGATAGCAAACCCAACTTTCCGACCGTTGCAGTACATGTTCCATAAAGGTGTTGTAAGaagtgaaaaagaagaagaatcttgATGTGAACCATACCCATTCTCATCGTTTGATTCAAGAGCGATTCTTAGCACGCCTCCTCGCATTTCGCGGGCTAATACCTCGGTAGGGACGGTGAGTTCTAAGAGGACAATTATTGGAGTTAGGGTTTTGGAGTCGTTTGTTGCTTGGATGCAGAAGTTTACTTTGCCACGGCGGAAACCAAAGATTGTTCCGGTGAAAGATGAGGAGTTTGTGGTAGCGGAGGAGGTTCTTGGTTTTATTTGGCGGTAAGATTTGTCTTCTTGATTATCATTTGGATCTACGAGTGTGCAGTAGCATGATGGGATGAGAAGTTGAACGATGGTGCGAAGGAGCCGCCATGAACGGACTTGTTTATGGCAGTCTACGCCTGCGGTTGTGGTGGTTGCCGCGAGGCGGCGGCAGTGAGGGCTTGTGATGAaggacatttttttttcaagctGTGGGAAAATGATGATAATATATGTTTCTTCTGGTTTAGGTGGTATGGGGGggatatatatagagaaatggTCCTGTAATGAAAGTGATATGTGCTTTTGTTAAGATTATTGACGTTGTCACACTTTAGAAGATAATTATAGTATTATAAATGACAATTACTTATATAGTATGGTTTTATCCGTGTGTACTGATATTTGAGCTTTAACAACAAAAGTATTATAAacgtaaatatttttaaagtatataGGTTTGACTGTAGAATATGACTGTtagttataaacttataatggAAAGTTTCAGATatgttatgttaaaaaaaagtttcagtAATGTTGGCTCTACTTTATCTATTATcaatttacataaataatatacGAATACTAATTTTTGTCACatgattaatgaatttaatgatatatatagttctaaaaaaattaaattcatgCAATTAcgtaatatatgaatattttgtaatattttgtcACATGCATgattaatgaatttattgtttatatatatagttttggaaatttaaaattcatgcgGTTGATTATATCGACTCATTTAAGGCTAGAAAAGAATGCGACGGTGGCGTAGGAAACTTCCGTACGATCATGTATCCAATCATTGGATTATTATTCATCATTTTACGTTATTTAAGTATTAAGAAAGTTTTGATCTATATAGTTTTGTCTATCTAATGTTTGTGCTCGTGCATACTTAAAACGATAATATTgctaataattttagtaaacgATATAATCAACaactttcttaattatatatgatGAATCGGATCCACACTTTTGTtagacttcttttattttattttcttgcgTTTACCTATCCACTTAATTTATGTTACTATTCAAGACCTACTAATGGCTATTGCCAATATAAACTTTTATGACTTATTCTTAGATTCACCCTCTAGGGCGACcgaccaataggattgtgttatttcatattcgatatctttaaaaaaaaatatatattgtcaaattatattatctttttaaaattaaaaggtgaaaagaaataaataaaaaatagtagtaattacaaaaaaaaaatatttttaacgtcatcagcaaaacattaaaccctaaatcctaatccctaaaccctaaacccttgggtaaaccctaaactctaggataaatcttaaactttaggataaatcttaaactctaaatcaaaatcaataaacactaaaacactcaagggtttagggtttagagttttagggtttagtgtttttatttagagtttagagtttaccctagggtttagagtttacccaagggtttaggaattaggatttagggtttagtgttttgctgacgaggttaaaaagatttttttaattcttttttgtctgtagctgctatttttttcacttttttattttaaaaacataatataacttataatattttgttttcttttttaaaagatatcgaatttgaaataatgaaatcataTTGGTTGGTGAAATCATATTGGCTGGTGAACCCAAAATTAACTCAACTTTTATTTAACATCTTCATTTATTGATACTAAATTGAACACAAGACTTGGTACAATATTAGCTCTTATACTGGAGTATTCCTCCTACAGATTGATATAAGATTCTCCATTGAGGTATTAAAGTTTGTGATATGTCATCCTGTTATAAATGTGTGGTTAATTTAACTCAATTTGGAGACGAACGGCCTAAGTGGACAAACAAAAACTTCTAAATAAGCGACAAAGCCAAATTAGCCGTCTATTCGACCATCGACAAGGATTTGATCAAATGGGCTGAACTTGTTACCCACTTTGTCACACATCCATCGACAAGGATTTGATCAAATGGGCTGAACTTGTTACCCACTTTGTCACACATCATTGGCCTAATATATTCCTCACGGTTTCCACTAAATTTGGACAATTTACCACcatatgtgatttttaattaaaaattattttgcttGTTTATCACactcatattttaaaaatgctattatacatatattgtaCATTGtcgattttttaattaaaattaacctAAAAATGTTTGTAGTCTCGTAAATCTTTCATCCAGCTCTCAAAAACAGTACAACGTTGCAGATTTTTGATCAGATAAACATAGGAATTGATCATATGATCACTGAACTTAAGAAGTCGAACTGACGTCAATCAGGTAAATGAGCCACCTGACGATTGACACTTGACATGTAACTTTTCTTGTTTAACTTGTAACTCTTATTTCAAGAATTTATCTTCGCTTGGGAGAGCATTTGcatcttttttccttttatagCAACGACGAGTGTTGGAGAACGCATTGTTGTTTTGCGATTTGTTTTTTCCACTCGAAAgcattaaacattttttttgggattaaaacatcaaacttttaaaaatacggatattTACAAAAGAAATGACAAGATAACATATCATTTGTCCCAAATTTATTCGGCAGTCCAAGAGCCTGTTTTGGATTTTCTTATCCTAGTGGCAAATTTATCGTTTGTTCTTGTCATCTAAAACCACGCTATCATACAAACAACAACGCAATTAACTCAGATAGTCAAATCAGCCTTTATTAATCAACATTAGAATTAAGGGACCACGTTTTAAGAACCTTTATCATCAACCTCCAACGACATATAGGTCGACCGTTTATGGATCTTTGCTCAAATTGAATTGCACATGCCACAACTCATAAAGATGAGAAAGTATTTATGTGATATTCAACAAAATATCTATAGGAACTATTTctggaaaataatatattttttctaaagaTCTCAATAACTAAGCATTGGTGTTCCAATTTTTGCATAAGTATAAAATGATTCAAGTGGCAGGGAGAAGAGTCTCAAGCTCTTGTGGAGGCTGATCTCAAATAAGTACTTTTTCTGGGTAAAATAGATTAATGCAACCATTTTCAAGAATGAGTCAATCTGGTCTGTGAAGGAGAATGATAAAAAGGTTCATAGATGTGACGCGCAAAATTCTAAAAATCCGATCTCTTGCTCGGTAATTTTGTAAAGTTAAGGTTAATAACGGGAAGTCGACCTCTTTCTGGTATGATTAGTGGTCTCCTGGGGTTGCTTAATGGAATTCATAGGTCCACGGGGTCAGATTGACATGGGAATCGGATAGCATGATACAATCCATACAGCTcggacaaaaagaagaagaagaactcatCGACAAGATCGTCTTCTCACTATTGAACACCAGCTTCGCTCTTTGGATCAATCTGCTGCAGAGGACGTGGTTCTTTGGAGAGGGAAACATGATGTGTATAAACCTCAGTTCAGTACTCGGAATACGTGGAACCACATGTGAAAAAGGTGTCTTGGCACAAAGGAATTTGGTTCGGTCATGCCACTCCAAAATTCAGATTCTGCACTTGACTTGCTATACACAGCCGACTTACCACAGGAGACCAGATGATTGCTTGGAACACAAGTATTGATGGTAACTGTGTGCTATGTAATCAACATTTGGAGATTCGAAATCACATTTTCTTTGAGTG encodes:
- the LOC106380190 gene encoding transcription factor bHLH99-like produces the protein MMFQHEYPYGFSLMETSSSYEVLDYKMIVGSPPNPISFASSLATLSSSIAEQQSNSTDNLYSLQARGGFGEEPPRKKRRRRRTRSEQMIEEKENQRMNHIAVERNRRRQMNHFLSILKAMMPLSYSQRSDQASIIEGTINYLKKQEQLLQSFEAQLKPTKPNQPTNIFSDFFNFPQYSTAIASSRRRHHNGLAVVADVEVTMVEMHANIKVLTKTRPRLLLKMINEFDSLGLTIFHLNLTTSNNMSLFTFSVKVDEACRLTTTANEVADAVHEVVSRIHKEH
- the LOC106380189 gene encoding signal peptidase complex subunit 3B; the protein is MLNFISNINWFQKQPHGNDEVSLTLNITADLQSLFTWNTKQVFAFVAAECKTSKNSLNQVSLWDAIIPEKENNKFWIQISNKYRFIDQGQNLRGKDFNLTLHWHVMPKTDKMLADNMYMFNVCFILNHST
- the LOC106379064 gene encoding agamous-like MADS-box protein AGL75 — translated: MRASSSSSSNSLAATSLSNRLKTIFKKASELSILCQVAVSVIYYGPNGELKTWPKEKEVVKDMALRYKAATKRKKSSNLRDFLEGKLENDKNLKKNKKKTKREFENVKYPEWYPVLDHYSPDQLHELVLSLQGTLSTMEERIRVLEAKKQKNTNLVHQNLTQQRHHQHQTVQPLNPSQYSLYLFNRDDATLSQLPLSASHSKQLISYQNQLRMQQQRLYDPCVSNTQGHPALLTVQESWLKNQLMQQQEPYGSHHNMRTMNNTTNSKVLGHPCPLNTIPKEFSFDLQKNPNDDMVGRPKFSQDFPNLCLAYADSPQLQTSSLPSIHQTIPNINLIPDNSRCL
- the LOC106380188 gene encoding protein MIZU-KUSSEI 1, which encodes MSFITSPHCRRLAATTTTAGVDCHKQVRSWRLLRTIVQLLIPSCYCTLVDPNDNQEDKSYRQIKPRTSSATTNSSSFTGTIFGFRRGKVNFCIQATNDSKTLTPIIVLLELTVPTEVLAREMRGGVLRIALESNDENGYGSHQDSSSFSLLTTPLWNMYCNGRKVGFAIKRDPSKAELDALKVLTPVTEGAGVVNGEEINREKSDHMMYLRASFKRVFGSFDSESFHVIDPSGVIGQELSIFFFRSSRK